A genomic segment from Pseudostreptobacillus hongkongensis encodes:
- a CDS encoding V-type ATP synthase subunit F translates to MYKIAAIGDRDTVISFKVLGIDVYSIENFENDELISQKIKATVDNLASNGYGIIFITEEYAQKSVEVIERYKNEVLPIITLIPNNKGSLNIGMNKIDENIEKAIGTNIF, encoded by the coding sequence ATGTATAAAATAGCAGCGATAGGAGATAGAGATACGGTTATATCATTTAAAGTTTTAGGAATAGATGTATATAGTATAGAAAACTTTGAAAATGATGAATTAATTTCACAAAAAATTAAAGCAACAGTAGATAATTTAGCTTCAAATGGATATGGTATAATTTTTATTACAGAAGAATATGCACAGAAATCAGTTGAAGTTATAGAAAGATATAAAAATGAAGTTTTACCTATAATTACACTTATACCTAATAATAAGGGAAGTTTAAATATAGGGATGAATAAAATAGATGAAAATATAGAAAAGGCTATAGGGACTAATATATTTTAA
- a CDS encoding V-type ATP synthase subunit A, whose product MKGSIIKVSGPLVVAENMSHANVFDMVWVGNSRLIGEIIEMRGDRASIQVYEETTGLSTNEPVVTTGMPLSVELGPGLLENMFDGIQRPLDKIRAKVGDFLLKGVEVNALDREKVWEFNATKNIGDFVSSGYILGEVPETSVITHKIMVPVGIEGTIKEIKSGSFTVEETIAVIETKNGLVNVNMIQKWPVRKGRKYLKKINPDEPLITGQRVIDTFFPVTKGGTACVPGPFGSGKTVVQHQFAKWGDAQVVVYVGCGERGNEMTDVLMEFPEIIDPTTGQSLMKRTVLIANTSNMPVAAREASIYTGITIAEYFRDMGYSVSIMADSTSRWAEALREMSGRLEEMPGDEGYPAYLSSRAADFYERAGKVVCLGEDERIGALTVIGAVSPPGGDISEPVSQATLRIVKVFWGLDAQLAYRRHFPAINWLNSYSLYQTKVDEWMDNNISSEFSKNRTQAMKLLQEESGLQEIVRLVGKDTLSFEDQLKLEAAKSIREDYLQQNAFHEQDTYTSLAKQDKMLNMVLNFYFEAKKALKANVYLNDILKLDVREKIARAKYLSEEEIYKIDEINKELNEEIKELISKQGEVI is encoded by the coding sequence TTGAAAGGTAGTATAATAAAAGTTTCAGGACCTTTAGTAGTAGCTGAAAACATGTCACATGCTAATGTATTTGATATGGTTTGGGTTGGAAACAGCAGATTAATAGGAGAAATAATAGAAATGAGAGGAGATAGAGCCTCTATTCAAGTATATGAGGAAACTACAGGATTAAGTACTAACGAACCTGTAGTAACTACAGGTATGCCACTTTCGGTTGAACTTGGACCTGGATTACTTGAAAATATGTTTGATGGTATACAAAGACCATTAGATAAAATACGTGCTAAAGTTGGAGATTTCCTTTTAAAAGGAGTTGAAGTTAATGCACTTGATAGAGAAAAAGTTTGGGAATTTAATGCAACTAAAAATATAGGAGATTTTGTATCTAGTGGATATATTTTGGGTGAAGTTCCTGAAACTTCAGTAATAACTCATAAAATTATGGTTCCAGTAGGAATAGAAGGAACTATAAAAGAAATTAAAAGTGGTTCATTTACTGTTGAAGAAACTATTGCAGTTATAGAAACTAAAAATGGTTTAGTAAATGTAAATATGATACAAAAATGGCCAGTAAGAAAAGGAAGAAAATATTTAAAGAAAATAAATCCAGATGAACCATTAATTACAGGTCAAAGGGTTATAGATACATTTTTCCCTGTAACTAAAGGAGGAACTGCTTGTGTTCCTGGACCTTTTGGATCTGGTAAAACAGTAGTTCAACATCAATTTGCAAAATGGGGAGATGCTCAAGTAGTTGTATATGTTGGATGTGGAGAACGTGGAAATGAAATGACAGATGTTTTAATGGAATTTCCTGAAATTATAGATCCAACAACTGGACAATCTTTAATGAAAAGAACAGTATTAATTGCAAATACTTCAAATATGCCAGTTGCTGCTCGTGAGGCATCAATTTATACAGGTATAACTATAGCAGAATACTTTAGAGATATGGGATATTCTGTTTCAATAATGGCAGATTCTACATCTCGTTGGGCAGAGGCACTACGTGAAATGTCTGGTCGTCTTGAAGAAATGCCAGGAGATGAAGGTTATCCAGCATATTTATCATCTCGTGCAGCTGATTTCTATGAAAGAGCAGGTAAGGTAGTATGTCTTGGTGAAGATGAAAGAATAGGAGCATTAACTGTAATAGGTGCGGTATCGCCTCCAGGTGGAGATATATCAGAACCAGTATCACAAGCAACATTACGTATAGTTAAAGTATTCTGGGGACTTGATGCACAACTTGCATATAGAAGACATTTTCCGGCTATTAACTGGTTAAATTCTTATTCACTATATCAAACTAAGGTAGATGAATGGATGGATAATAATATATCAAGTGAATTTTCTAAGAATAGAACACAAGCTATGAAACTTTTACAAGAAGAATCAGGACTTCAAGAGATAGTAAGACTTGTAGGTAAAGATACTTTATCATTTGAAGATCAATTAAAACTTGAAGCAGCTAAAAGTATTAGAGAAGATTACTTACAACAAAATGCCTTCCATGAACAAGATACATATACATCTTTAGCTAAACAAGATAAAATGTTAAATATGGTTTTAAATTTCTATTTTGAAGCTAAAAAGGCTTTAAAAGCTAATGTATATTTAAATGATATATTAAAATTAGATGTAAGAGAAAAAATAGCAAGAGCTAAATATTTATCTGAAGAAGAAATATATAAGATAGATGAAATAAATAAAGAATTAAATGAAGAAATTAAAGAATTAATCTCTAAACAAGGGGAGGTAATATAG
- a CDS encoding V-type ATP synthase subunit B gives MIKEYKTINEIVGPLMTVEGVEGVSYDELVEVETQNGEIRLGKVLEINEDKAILQLFESPAGINMKDSKVRFLGKPLKLRVSEDMIGRVFDGLGREKDNGPKIVAEKSLDINGLALNPVARDYPSEFIQTGVSAIDGLNTLVRGQKLPIFSGSGLPHAELAAQIARQARVLGTDEKFAVVFAAVGITYEEAEFFIEDFKKTGAIDRAVLFINLANDPAVERISTPRMALTCAEYLAFEKGMHVLTIITDLTNYCEALREISAARKEVPGRRGYPGYLYTDLSTLYERAGKLKGKPGSITQIPILTMPEDDKTHPIPDLTGYITEGQIVLSRELYKKNIMPPIDVLPSLSRLKDKGIGNGKTREDHADTMNQLFSAYATGKEAKELAVILGESALSDTDKQFAKFATEFEEKYVGQGFETNRTIIDTLELGWDLLRILPRTELKRIRDMYLEKYLEKKDN, from the coding sequence ATGATAAAAGAGTATAAAACTATTAATGAAATAGTTGGGCCTTTGATGACTGTTGAAGGAGTTGAAGGTGTAAGTTATGATGAATTAGTTGAAGTAGAAACTCAAAATGGAGAAATTCGTTTAGGTAAAGTTTTAGAAATTAATGAAGATAAAGCTATATTACAATTATTTGAATCTCCTGCTGGAATAAATATGAAAGATTCTAAAGTTAGATTCTTAGGTAAACCTTTAAAATTAAGAGTATCAGAAGATATGATAGGTAGAGTATTTGATGGGCTTGGAAGAGAAAAGGACAATGGACCTAAAATAGTTGCTGAAAAATCATTAGATATTAATGGACTAGCATTAAATCCAGTTGCAAGAGATTATCCATCTGAGTTTATCCAAACGGGTGTTTCTGCAATAGATGGACTAAATACTTTAGTTAGAGGTCAAAAATTACCTATATTTTCAGGTTCTGGATTACCTCATGCTGAACTTGCAGCACAGATTGCAAGACAAGCTAGAGTTTTGGGAACTGATGAAAAATTTGCTGTTGTATTTGCAGCTGTTGGTATAACTTATGAAGAAGCAGAATTCTTTATAGAAGACTTTAAAAAGACAGGTGCGATAGATAGAGCAGTTCTATTTATTAATCTTGCAAATGATCCAGCTGTTGAAAGAATTTCAACACCAAGAATGGCACTTACTTGTGCAGAATATTTAGCATTTGAAAAAGGTATGCATGTTTTAACAATAATTACAGATTTAACTAATTACTGTGAAGCACTACGTGAAATATCGGCTGCAAGAAAAGAAGTTCCAGGAAGAAGAGGGTATCCAGGATATCTATATACAGATTTATCAACTCTTTATGAAAGAGCAGGTAAGTTAAAAGGGAAACCTGGAAGTATTACTCAAATACCAATACTTACAATGCCTGAAGATGATAAAACACACCCAATTCCAGATTTGACTGGATATATTACAGAGGGACAAATAGTTTTATCAAGAGAATTATATAAGAAAAATATAATGCCACCTATAGATGTTTTACCATCTTTATCAAGACTTAAGGATAAGGGTATAGGAAATGGTAAAACACGTGAAGATCATGCTGATACAATGAATCAATTATTCTCAGCTTATGCAACTGGTAAAGAAGCAAAAGAATTAGCTGTAATATTAGGAGAATCTGCTCTTTCTGATACAGATAAACAATTTGCTAAGTTTGCAACTGAATTTGAAGAAAAATATGTAGGTCAAGGATTTGAAACTAATAGAACTATAATAGACACTTTAGAATTAGGTTGGGATTTATTAAGAATACTACCAAGAACAGAATTAAAGAGAATAAGAGATATGTATTTAGAAAAATATCTTGAAAAAAAGGATAATTAG